The following are encoded together in the Humulus lupulus chromosome 5, drHumLupu1.1, whole genome shotgun sequence genome:
- the LOC133779669 gene encoding uncharacterized protein LOC133779669, with protein MGYVYTSLFSGWCFTNNNPWIDKGRIIIAWNPRVFSLDIKLCTTQLIHCLVQVPNRTGRFLVTFVYGYNDESFREQLWNDLQDLAVGITEPWMVIGDFNEILSLQDRIGKKITTKISKVVFLPEGIFDHSPILVHITLEMQLEKKPFRYFRMWQEAPGYEGKIQTSWNLPVAGTPMFQVVSKLKRLKQVLVSINREGFSDIQQTEFKAGLLLKELQEQLQKDPFNDRLITQEQLAREQYLYCHKAYLMFLAQKAKVVWMVNGDENTHIFHASLKARRIQNRIMSIKTKAGVWVDSPTNIKQAFLDYYQGLLGTAMMHRKTVSRSIMKLGPVLNAAHIQDLTIDFSTQEVKDVIFAIPGLKAPGPDGYSSYFYQDNWNLVGSEVTTAVLSFLNSGKLLREINNTTITLIPKHICPDTVSCCNVIYKAASKMICSRLWKVLPDIIAENQGGFVHGRYIAHNIMICQDLVRHYGRQSCRPSCMIKLDLRKAYDTIEWDFIEEMLTIFQFP; from the exons atgggtTATGTGTATACAAGTCTGTTTTCTGGGTGGTGTTTCACTAATAACAATCCTTGGATTGATAAGGGCAGGATAATAATTGCTTGGAACCCTAGAGTCTTCTCTCTAGATATCAAGCTATGTACTACACAATTAATTCACTGTTTAGTGCAGGTTCCAAACAGAACAGGAAGGTTTTTGGTCACCTTTGTGTATGGTTATAATGATGAGTCCTTCAGGGAGCAGCTATGGAATGATTTACAAGATTTGGCTGTTGGTATCACTGAACCTTGGATGGTGATCGGAGACTTCAATGAGATTCTTTCACTACAAGATAGAATAGGCAAAAAGATCACCACTAAGATTTCAA AGGTTGTTTTCTTACCAGAAGGGATTTTTGACCATAGTCCAATTCTGGTGCATATTACTTTAGAGATGCAATTGGAGAAGAAGCCATTTAGGTATTTTCGGATGTGGCAAGAAGCACCTGGTTATGAAGGCAAAATCCAGACCAGCTGGAACTTACCAGTTGCTGGTACCCCAATGTTCCAAGTTGTATCTAAACTGAAAAGGTTGAAACAGGTGCTAGTGAGTATAAATAGAGAGGGATTTTCGGACATTCAGCAGACAGAATTTAAGGCGGGGCTACTATTGAAGGAACTTCAGGAACAATTGCAGAAGGATCCTTTCAATGATAGGTTGATTACTCAAGAACAATTGGCTAGAGAACAGTATCTTTATTGCCATAAAGCTTATTTGATGTTCTTAGCTCAAAAAGCTAAAGTTGTTTGGATGGTCAATGGAGATGAAAATACTCACATCTTTCATGCTTCTCTTAAGGCTAGGAGAATACAGAATAGGATTATGTCCATCAAGACTAAGGCAGGGGTTTGGGTCGACTCTCCTACAAATATAAAACAAGCTTTTTTGGATTATTACCAAGGCTTGTTGGGGACAGCCATGATGCACAGGAAAACAGTGTCTCGGTCAATTATGAAGCTTGGACCAGTTCTAAATGCAGCTCATATTCAGGATCTCACAATAGATTTTTCAACTCAGGAGGTTAAGGATGTAATATTTGCAATTCCAGGTTTGAAAGCACCAGGTCCAGACGGATATAGCAGCTACTTTTACCAAGATAATTGGAATCTAGTGGGTTCGGAGGTTACTACAGCAGTGTTATCATTCCTGAATTCAGGTAAACTTCTTAGGGAGATCAATAACACAACCATTACACTCATTCCCAAGCATATTTGCCCTGATACAGTTTCATGTTGTAATGTCATATATAAAGCAGCTTCCAAGATGATATGCTCAAGACTTTGGAAAGTTCTACCTGACATAATTGCAGAAAATCAAGGGGGATTTGTGCATGGTAGATACATAGCTCACAATATCATGATATGTCAAGACTTAGTTCGACATTATGGGAGACAGAGTTGTAGGCCAAGTTGCATGATCAAATTGGATTTGAGGAAAGCATATGATACTATAGAATGGGACTTTATAGAAGAAATGCTCACTATTTTTCAGTTTCCTTAG